The nucleotide sequence AGGGCAAGGCAGGCGGCGACCTGCGTCTTGAGCGGGACGCGACCCAACGCAGGCACGAGGCGAACGAGCGGCCGGCGGTCGCTCGCCAGGAAGAAGCCGGGCAGGAACATGAGAACGGCGATGCCGTAGTAGGCCGCAACCCGCGCGGCGAGGGGACCGCCATAGCCCGTGTCGCCCGGCTGCGGCGAGAACGCCAGGTCGGTGGCCACGCAGAGGAAGAGCACGGAGAGCAGGGCCAGCGCCACGTCCCACGCGACGCCCGCCCAGCGCGGCACGCGTCCCCAGAACGCCCCGCCCCCGTGCGCAGCGGCGCGCGAGACGGCAGGAAGCGGAGCAGGCCGTATCGGAAGGGCCTTCGAAGACGCCAAAGGCGCAGCTCCCGCGGGCTCGGGCACCACCGCCGTCTGCCTTCCCGCCGCGGGGCCCGCCGACGCAGCCTGCGCCTGCGCTGCCGCCGCGCCCTTCGCCTCCCCTGCGGCCACCGCCGACCGCCCCGGCGCCATCCCTGCCGCCCTGCTGCCGCCGGGAGGGAGCACACGGCGCGCGGCTTCCCCGAACGCTTCCTCGAGCTCGCGCACGCTCGCGTAGCGGTCCCGAGGATCGAACGACGCCGCACGTTCCACCACCGCCCGAAACGGCTCGGGGATGCCCTCGTCGCGGTAGCCCGCTCGACGCGCCTTGGCGTCCGGAGTCCTCTCCGTCAGGCAGAAGTACAGCAGCATGCCCAGCGCGTAGACGTCGGTGCGCGCGTCGCTCTGCCCGTAGCCGAACTGCTCGGGCGGCGCGTAGGCCCTCGTGCCGAAGTGGTGCGTGTCCTGCTCTGCCGCCTCGTCGAAGGAGCGGGCGATGCCGAAGTCGATGAGGGTGAGGTTGTCGCGCGTCAACATGACGTTGGAGGGCTTGAGGTCGCGATGGATAAGAGGCGGGTCAAACGCCTCGTGCAGCTCGCGCACGGCCCCGCAAAGCTTCGGGAACACGTCGCATGCGAGGGCGACGGACGGATCGCAGCGGTACACGACGTCGGCGAGCGTCTCGCCCCGAACGAACTCCATGACCACGACGCGCCGGGAGCCCACCGCATGGCAGTCGAGCACCAGGGGCAGGTGGAGGAACCGCCGGCCCGAGCGCTGGGCGCGCCAGAGCCTCTCGTAAGCCGCGCCGAGGCCCGCGTCGCCGTCAAGGTACTTGCGCACGTACGGCCCCTGCTCCGAGCCGTTCGCCCCCACGAAGTACACGAGCTGCGTGGTCTCGAACGCGCTCTCCTTCATGACGGCGTCCACGCGGTAGCAGCCGTCGCGCGCCAGTGCATCGAGATGTTCCGAAAGCTCGTCCATGACAGGTACATGGTAGCAGAAGGAGCCGGGGGCGCACCGGACGCCGGAGCGGTTCGCGCAGGCTCCTCGCAGCCTCAGCAGATCGTGTCCTCGCCGAAGCGGTAGAGCTCCTCGTCGGTCTTCTGCAGGCTGTAGCCGTGGTCGAGGCAGAAGATGATGATGGCGTCGCGGCGATCCTTGCAGTACAGCCCGCTTGCGCCAGCTGCCTGGAGGAGCCGGTCGGCCTCCTTGAGCGTGAGGCCCAGGGCGAAGGCCAGCTGCAGCACCTTGTTGCGCGAGGCGCCGCGCTGCCCCATGAATATCTGGTAGCCGAACGTGTCGTTGAGGCCCGCCCGGCGCACGACCTCGGCCCGCTCGAGGCCTTTCTCGTCGAGCAGCTGCTGCAGGTAGTCCGGCAGGCTGCGCCGGCCGATGCGGTGCCGCTCGGCAAATGCACGCGGATCCGGCGCATCCAGCAGCTCCTGCAGCAGCTCGTCGGTCAAGGGCTCTTTCACGCGGCGCTTCCTTCTTCTACGTTTCGTGTCCGGTCTCATGGTATCAGACGGCCGCCGGAACCGGCCATGGCGTCGCGAGGGCGCCCGCCCCGGTTCCGGCGGCCGGCACGGCCTTACGCCACGTCGAACGTCTTCTCGGCGAGGACGGTGTCGTCCAGGCTGATGAGCTCGGTGCACTCCACGC is from Gordonibacter urolithinfaciens and encodes:
- a CDS encoding serine/threonine protein kinase — its product is MDELSEHLDALARDGCYRVDAVMKESAFETTQLVYFVGANGSEQGPYVRKYLDGDAGLGAAYERLWRAQRSGRRFLHLPLVLDCHAVGSRRVVVMEFVRGETLADVVYRCDPSVALACDVFPKLCGAVRELHEAFDPPLIHRDLKPSNVMLTRDNLTLIDFGIARSFDEAAEQDTHHFGTRAYAPPEQFGYGQSDARTDVYALGMLLYFCLTERTPDAKARRAGYRDEGIPEPFRAVVERAASFDPRDRYASVRELEEAFGEAARRVLPPGGSRAAGMAPGRSAVAAGEAKGAAAAQAQAASAGPAAGRQTAVVPEPAGAAPLASSKALPIRPAPLPAVSRAAAHGGGAFWGRVPRWAGVAWDVALALLSVLFLCVATDLAFSPQPGDTGYGGPLAARVAAYYGIAVLMFLPGFFLASDRRPLVRLVPALGRVPLKTQVAACLALLAIGFVVVAVATGFLPRT
- a CDS encoding helix-turn-helix domain-containing protein; amino-acid sequence: MKEPLTDELLQELLDAPDPRAFAERHRIGRRSLPDYLQQLLDEKGLERAEVVRRAGLNDTFGYQIFMGQRGASRNKVLQLAFALGLTLKEADRLLQAAGASGLYCKDRRDAIIIFCLDHGYSLQKTDEELYRFGEDTIC